Proteins encoded by one window of Lycium barbarum isolate Lr01 chromosome 11, ASM1917538v2, whole genome shotgun sequence:
- the LOC132617145 gene encoding uncharacterized protein LOC132617145, with the protein MGNCCLKRGSNMVYAGDDDDEWECVAPKNLVADKEKLFSSSSSSSSSLSSPPSSSSSSTMINYREVKIRITKKELEKILAGKIDNMEKVTMEQLLSGFLNSSNNSLDSFENIQRQRSWRPRLQSIPEVN; encoded by the coding sequence ATGGGAAATTGTTGTCTTAAACGTGGATCCAACATGGTATATGcaggagatgatgatgatgagtggGAATGTGTAGCACCAAAAAATTTAGTCGCAGATAAAGAAAAGTTGTTTTCGTCTTCCTCCtcctcgtcatcatcattatcatctcctccttcttcttcttcttcttcgacgATGATTAATTATAGAGAAGTGAAAATAAGAATAACAAAGAAGGAATTGGAGAAAATTCTAGCTGGGAAAATTGACAACATGGAGAAAGTGACAATGGAGCAATTATTGTCAGGATTTTTAAACTCAAGCAACAATAGTCTTGATTCGTTTGAGAATATTCAACGACAACGATCTTGGAGGCCTCGTCTTCAAAGCATTCCTGAGGTAAATTAA